A stretch of Synechococcus sp. WH 8020 DNA encodes these proteins:
- a CDS encoding AAA family ATPase, which yields MRLLNCQLQNVRLHGDLSLEFSPGITLIGGANESGKSTLVEALHRALFLKATASGTPVEALRSRLHLGHPTVTVGFDAKGDTWTLRKRFSGSSSGLVSLLSETSGQSLTGPPAEDVLAELVGVKETLGSRQATTVLPTRWAHLWVMQGAAGDNLLEAGKAHYDFDALLAQLEQSGGAVVQQSSHDQRVAQRVEAALDENFTSRGVKKNSPLWQRQEDLELAELALERAVSRLRDYDEAGAELASIRDELEALQNQELPALEQRRQLITEGAEASGKLDAAIELAAKALEPLRLRHDGATKQLADVDQLAGQLQASQQRLADLRQSQEGAEAKEQELTRAVETKRQGRLRLNAQKQQLDQRNQLLQLVVERARLGDSRSRLQKEIEQLRSSATQRSALEQQLVSGPVIGRDELSRLRELQQAWRDAATRQQAMAAGVRVLRADQPVRINGEAIAIGDQRQLSSVFELQVGEGVALEITPGGGEALGDLDGQTKAAEAAFHTCLAELGATSLENAEQVAEQRSGLEQQLLALGTAAQQDSAAQELELQRIEQRLDDLSRQVSALASVKQELEQEQTLPTTLDALVALQQGVAVTLTHTAAACAQAESDLDEASSALETFKANTLDGASQRQVAEAERLDRQSRLDALIQAHGSRDAQHAQVEQLAQQRQQAEAELGKLQAERAALGSGNQEQELAGLQSQIEALQLKIEGLLDRRGAAKQRCDSISGEDPYGAVEQARVQHEAAELDFQSLKRVTDAHRLLQELFTEAQADLSSRYSEPLAQSIGSFLRPLISDGPAAQLSYDQAKGFGGLQLMRGGEFYDFHQLSGGMKEQLAAALRLSMADVLKGSHDGCLPLVFDDAFTNSDPERVKIVKQMLGTAVDHGLQVILLTCDPGGYGNFADQVIQLGD from the coding sequence ATGCGACTTCTCAACTGCCAACTGCAGAACGTGAGACTCCATGGCGATCTCAGCCTTGAGTTCTCTCCGGGCATCACCCTGATCGGCGGTGCCAACGAATCCGGGAAAAGCACCTTGGTGGAAGCCTTGCACCGGGCTTTGTTCCTGAAGGCAACAGCAAGCGGAACGCCTGTGGAGGCACTGCGCTCTCGGCTACATCTCGGACACCCCACCGTCACTGTTGGCTTTGACGCCAAGGGAGACACCTGGACGCTGCGCAAACGCTTCAGTGGCAGCTCATCAGGCCTGGTGAGCTTGCTGTCAGAGACGTCCGGACAAAGCCTCACTGGCCCTCCTGCAGAGGATGTCTTGGCGGAGCTTGTCGGCGTGAAAGAAACGCTGGGCAGCCGTCAGGCCACAACGGTGTTGCCCACCCGTTGGGCCCACCTCTGGGTGATGCAGGGGGCCGCAGGCGACAACCTGCTCGAGGCGGGCAAAGCCCATTACGACTTTGATGCGCTGCTGGCCCAACTGGAGCAAAGCGGCGGTGCGGTGGTTCAGCAATCGAGCCATGACCAGCGTGTTGCGCAGCGGGTTGAGGCTGCATTGGATGAGAACTTCACCAGCCGCGGCGTCAAGAAGAACTCGCCGTTGTGGCAGCGCCAAGAGGATCTCGAGCTGGCCGAGCTTGCCCTGGAACGTGCCGTGTCGCGGCTGCGTGATTACGACGAGGCAGGAGCCGAACTCGCCAGCATTCGCGATGAATTGGAGGCATTGCAGAACCAAGAGCTCCCAGCCCTTGAGCAGCGCCGCCAGTTGATCACCGAGGGGGCGGAAGCCTCGGGCAAGTTGGATGCGGCCATTGAGCTTGCCGCTAAAGCGCTGGAACCCCTTCGCTTGCGGCACGACGGCGCCACCAAACAGTTGGCGGATGTTGATCAGTTGGCCGGCCAACTTCAGGCGTCCCAACAGCGCCTTGCAGACCTGCGGCAGAGCCAGGAGGGGGCTGAGGCCAAGGAGCAGGAATTGACGCGCGCCGTTGAAACGAAACGGCAGGGGCGGCTGCGACTCAATGCCCAGAAGCAGCAGTTGGATCAGCGCAATCAGCTGCTCCAGCTTGTGGTGGAACGAGCACGTTTGGGTGATAGCCGTAGTCGCCTGCAGAAGGAGATCGAGCAGTTGCGCTCCAGCGCCACGCAACGCAGCGCACTGGAACAGCAACTGGTATCAGGACCAGTGATCGGTCGCGATGAACTCAGCCGACTTCGCGAGTTGCAGCAGGCCTGGCGTGATGCGGCAACGCGGCAGCAGGCCATGGCGGCTGGCGTTCGGGTTCTGCGCGCAGACCAGCCGGTTCGCATCAACGGTGAGGCCATTGCCATTGGTGATCAACGGCAACTCAGCTCAGTGTTCGAGTTGCAGGTTGGTGAAGGTGTGGCCTTGGAAATCACCCCAGGCGGTGGTGAAGCCCTTGGGGATTTGGATGGGCAAACCAAGGCGGCCGAGGCTGCGTTTCACACCTGCCTTGCTGAATTGGGCGCGACTTCGCTGGAGAACGCGGAGCAGGTCGCTGAGCAGCGCAGTGGCCTCGAGCAACAATTGCTGGCTCTTGGCACTGCCGCTCAACAGGATTCGGCTGCTCAAGAGCTGGAGCTGCAACGCATCGAGCAACGCCTTGATGATCTCTCCCGCCAGGTGTCTGCTCTGGCATCCGTGAAACAGGAACTTGAGCAGGAGCAGACACTTCCTACAACGTTGGATGCTCTCGTCGCTCTGCAGCAGGGGGTCGCGGTGACCTTGACCCACACCGCAGCAGCCTGTGCTCAGGCGGAATCCGATCTCGATGAAGCCAGCTCGGCACTGGAGACTTTCAAGGCCAACACGCTTGATGGCGCCAGCCAGCGGCAGGTGGCGGAGGCTGAACGCCTGGATCGCCAGAGCCGGCTGGATGCCCTGATTCAGGCCCATGGCAGCCGGGACGCTCAACACGCACAGGTGGAGCAACTCGCGCAGCAGCGCCAGCAAGCTGAGGCTGAGCTTGGGAAGCTGCAAGCGGAACGCGCTGCCTTGGGTAGTGGCAATCAGGAGCAAGAGCTGGCGGGTTTGCAGAGCCAAATCGAGGCTCTGCAGCTCAAGATCGAGGGCTTGTTGGATCGTCGTGGCGCTGCAAAACAACGTTGCGACAGCATCAGTGGCGAGGACCCCTATGGGGCTGTTGAACAGGCCAGGGTTCAACACGAAGCAGCGGAGCTCGACTTCCAGAGCCTTAAGCGAGTCACCGATGCCCATCGCTTGCTGCAGGAGCTGTTCACTGAGGCTCAGGCCGATCTGTCCAGCCGCTACAGCGAACCGTTAGCGCAATCCATCGGTTCGTTCTTAAGGCCTCTGATCTCCGATGGGCCTGCAGCTCAGTTGAGTTACGACCAGGCCAAGGGATTTGGAGGCCTTCAGTTGATGCGTGGAGGCGAGTTCTATGACTTCCACCAACTCAGTGGTGGCATGAAAGAACAGCTTGCCGCCGCACTGCGGTTGTCGATGGCGGATGTACTCAAGGGCAGCCATGATGGCTGCTTGCCCCTGGTTTTTGATGACGCCTTTACGAACTCGGATCCCGAACGGGTGAAGATCGTGAAGCAGATGCTGGGCACGGCTGTGGATCACGGGTTGCAAGTCATCTTGTTGACCTGTGATCCAGGGGGCTATGGAAACTTTGCCGATCAAGTGATTCAGTTAGGTGATTAA